In Streptomyces thermolilacinus SPC6, a single genomic region encodes these proteins:
- a CDS encoding isocitrate lyase/phosphoenolpyruvate mutase family protein, translated as MNDSGVSGVQRSIYPSFRSVLADNEIVRVAGANHALGGLLAEEAGFEAVWSSSLEVSASRGLPDASILSMTEYLEAAANIQKALHIPVVADCDTGYGGNLNVAHMVHEFEAAGITAICVEDKLFPKMNSFVAGGQTLLGTKEFADKIGIAKAAQATREMFVIARTEALISGLDVDAALERCRAYADAGADAVLVHSKVKTRDQVVRFLDGWDFRCPVVIVPTTYPDWHIDDIKQAGVSVVIYANQGLRATVSALRETYRSVYETGDSTAVENSIASVQDIFALQRLEAWQKLDV; from the coding sequence GTGAACGATTCAGGAGTCTCAGGCGTGCAGCGGTCCATTTATCCTTCATTTCGCTCAGTTCTGGCCGACAACGAAATTGTTCGTGTGGCGGGCGCCAACCACGCCCTCGGCGGACTGCTCGCGGAGGAGGCCGGGTTCGAGGCCGTCTGGTCGTCCAGCCTCGAGGTCTCCGCGTCGCGCGGTCTGCCCGACGCGAGCATCCTGAGCATGACCGAGTACCTCGAGGCGGCGGCCAACATCCAGAAGGCGCTGCACATCCCGGTCGTCGCCGACTGCGACACCGGATACGGCGGCAACCTCAACGTGGCGCACATGGTCCACGAGTTCGAGGCCGCCGGGATCACCGCCATCTGCGTCGAGGACAAGCTGTTCCCGAAGATGAACAGCTTCGTCGCGGGCGGCCAGACCCTCCTGGGCACCAAGGAGTTCGCCGACAAGATCGGCATCGCCAAGGCGGCCCAGGCCACGCGCGAGATGTTCGTCATCGCCCGCACCGAGGCCCTGATCAGCGGCCTCGACGTGGACGCGGCCCTCGAACGCTGCCGCGCCTACGCCGACGCGGGCGCGGACGCGGTCCTGGTCCACTCCAAGGTGAAGACCCGCGACCAGGTCGTCCGCTTCCTCGACGGCTGGGACTTCCGGTGCCCGGTGGTCATCGTGCCGACGACCTATCCGGACTGGCACATCGACGACATCAAGCAGGCCGGCGTCTCCGTCGTCATCTACGCCAACCAGGGGCTGCGCGCCACCGTCAGCGCGCTGCGCGAGACCTACCGCTCCGTCTACGAGACCGGCGACTCCACGGCGGTCGAGAACTCCATCGCCTCCGTCCAGGACATCTTCGCCCTTCAGCGCCTGGAGGCCTGGCAGAAGCTCGACGTCTGA
- a CDS encoding TldD/PmbA family protein — protein MHPRETLRAVGHALADELRRSRPKDQLAASGQAQSWHRTSGRLAEGRVSDISVQWGQATAARYVTRDTFLHRSVSGFDPTVARVATGGTATGGAPAAKRALDGSGPGRPPAWTEPGTALTALRELEQAARDFDPAVAQVVIDFELAEQDLCLVDTEGLVHDETRLLSYLTVRVIARKGGRVATGFYTPGVSGPLSDIDMRAAGAEVARRAVTGLSARPAPVGRLPVVVAGGRGMVLLHEACCHPLEGDEVLRGSVYAGRMGEAIASPLVTLTDDPTVPGAVGSYAYDDEGVRATPTTLIENGVLTGWLTDQESAARLGLASSGNGRCTTALQPPQPRMTNTCLAAGTSTVDEIIASTEYGIYAEHVGGGEVIESTGEFTFRVTNGHLIENGRVTDPIEETTITGTGTQVLRDIDAIADDSTVGAAKCGKFGQWVTVGVVGPTLRVGSLLVGGTSR, from the coding sequence ATGCACCCGCGTGAGACCCTCCGGGCGGTCGGCCACGCCCTGGCCGACGAACTGCGGCGCAGCCGCCCGAAGGACCAGCTCGCCGCGTCCGGCCAGGCGCAGTCCTGGCACCGCACCAGCGGCCGGCTCGCCGAGGGCCGGGTCAGCGACATCAGCGTGCAGTGGGGGCAGGCCACCGCGGCCAGGTACGTCACACGCGACACGTTCCTGCACCGGTCGGTCTCCGGGTTCGACCCGACCGTGGCCCGCGTCGCCACCGGCGGCACCGCCACCGGCGGCGCCCCGGCCGCGAAGCGCGCCCTCGACGGCTCAGGCCCCGGACGGCCCCCCGCCTGGACCGAACCGGGCACCGCGCTCACCGCCCTGCGCGAACTGGAGCAGGCCGCCCGCGACTTCGACCCGGCCGTCGCCCAGGTCGTCATCGACTTCGAACTCGCCGAGCAGGACCTCTGCCTCGTAGACACCGAGGGCCTCGTGCACGACGAGACCCGCCTGCTCAGCTACCTCACCGTCCGCGTCATCGCCCGCAAGGGCGGCCGCGTCGCCACCGGCTTCTACACACCCGGCGTCAGCGGCCCCCTCTCGGACATCGACATGCGCGCCGCCGGCGCCGAGGTCGCCCGCCGCGCCGTCACCGGCCTGTCCGCCCGCCCCGCCCCCGTGGGACGGCTGCCCGTCGTCGTCGCGGGCGGACGCGGCATGGTCCTCCTCCACGAGGCCTGCTGCCACCCGCTGGAGGGCGACGAGGTGCTGCGCGGCTCGGTCTACGCCGGACGGATGGGCGAGGCGATCGCCTCCCCGCTCGTCACCCTGACCGACGACCCGACCGTCCCCGGCGCCGTCGGCTCGTACGCGTACGACGACGAGGGGGTGCGCGCCACCCCCACCACCCTGATCGAGAACGGCGTCCTCACCGGCTGGCTCACCGACCAGGAGTCCGCTGCCCGGCTCGGCCTCGCCTCCAGCGGCAACGGCCGCTGCACCACGGCCCTCCAGCCGCCCCAGCCGCGGATGACCAACACCTGCCTCGCCGCGGGCACCTCCACCGTGGACGAGATCATCGCCTCCACCGAGTACGGCATCTACGCCGAGCACGTCGGCGGCGGCGAAGTCATCGAGTCCACGGGCGAGTTCACCTTCCGGGTGACCAACGGACATCTGATCGAGAACGGGCGGGTCACCGACCCCATCGAGGAAACAACCATCACGGGAACGGGAACGCAGGTGCTCAGGGACATCGACGCCATCGCCGACGACAGCACGGTCGGCGCCGCGAAGTGCGGCAAGTTCGGCCAGTGGGTGACGGTCGGCGTCGTCGGACCGACCCTCCGCGTCGGCTCCCTCCTGGTGGGAGGCACCAGCCGATGA
- a CDS encoding TldD/PmbA family protein: protein MSTLRDPFTGAEAQSGASDALLAEAARHGADAEVWTAWHETDELVCRAGTVERRSEVSSGATALTVWADGDEGYAVRNVPGATDPALVTTALSIGRVLAAGDAVPAPHADRAPHTPPAAPLPRIGTGAAERLRALAEGTGDLEVELRARADRTRVRLHRAGSDPAQYDTGVAQLFARITARGDGTGYMGHQLFGRTTEEVLDAAERTELAELVALARVLASRPVAVLDHDDLLVDGRVVSRLLTLIAPAFLLDSVIEGRSPLKDRVGERIASPGVTLTDDPTAPGSPLPAPWDGEGTPTGPTVLVEDGVLRGFLSSRRTATEAGAPATGSAHRGPNGEMPTVQPGYFVLTHTTGLGTEIRPDRTVLHVVQANGAHTSNPITGDFSIGANAVLVAPDGTRRNAGNITLAGNAFALLRSIDGHDGRVRVNRSNSSFVAAPGIWTRDLTVGHQESA, encoded by the coding sequence ATGAGCACCCTTCGCGACCCCTTCACCGGCGCCGAGGCACAGTCCGGCGCGAGCGACGCCCTCCTCGCCGAGGCCGCCCGCCACGGCGCCGACGCCGAGGTCTGGACCGCCTGGCACGAGACCGACGAACTCGTCTGCCGCGCCGGGACCGTCGAGCGCCGCAGCGAGGTCTCCTCCGGGGCCACCGCCCTGACCGTGTGGGCCGACGGAGACGAGGGCTACGCCGTACGCAACGTCCCCGGCGCCACCGACCCCGCCCTGGTCACCACCGCCCTCTCCATCGGCCGCGTCCTCGCCGCCGGAGACGCCGTCCCCGCCCCCCACGCGGACCGCGCGCCCCACACCCCTCCGGCGGCCCCCCTGCCCCGGATCGGCACCGGCGCCGCCGAGCGCCTGCGCGCCCTCGCCGAGGGCACCGGCGACCTGGAGGTCGAGCTGCGCGCCCGCGCCGACCGCACCCGCGTACGGCTCCACCGCGCGGGCTCGGACCCCGCCCAGTACGACACCGGCGTCGCCCAGCTCTTCGCCCGGATCACCGCCCGCGGCGACGGCACCGGCTACATGGGACACCAGCTGTTCGGCCGCACCACGGAAGAGGTCCTCGACGCCGCCGAGCGCACCGAACTGGCGGAACTCGTCGCCCTCGCCCGGGTCCTCGCCTCCCGGCCGGTGGCCGTCCTCGACCACGACGACCTCCTCGTCGACGGCCGGGTCGTCTCCCGGCTGCTCACCCTCATCGCCCCCGCCTTCCTCCTCGACTCCGTCATCGAGGGCCGCTCACCCCTCAAGGACCGCGTCGGCGAGCGGATCGCCTCGCCCGGCGTCACCCTCACCGACGACCCCACCGCCCCCGGCTCCCCGCTCCCCGCCCCCTGGGACGGCGAGGGCACCCCCACCGGACCCACCGTGCTCGTCGAGGACGGTGTCCTGCGCGGCTTCCTCTCCTCCCGCCGCACCGCCACCGAGGCGGGCGCCCCCGCCACCGGCTCCGCCCACCGCGGACCCAACGGGGAGATGCCCACCGTCCAGCCCGGCTACTTCGTGCTGACCCACACCACCGGCCTCGGCACCGAGATCCGCCCGGACCGCACCGTGCTCCACGTCGTCCAGGCCAACGGCGCCCACACCTCCAACCCCATCACCGGCGACTTCTCCATCGGCGCCAACGCCGTGCTCGTCGCCCCCGACGGGACCCGGCGCAACGCCGGGAACATCACCCTCGCCGGAAACGCCTTCGCGCTGCTGCGCTCCATCGACGGACACGACGGCCGCGTCCGGGTCAACCGCAGCAACAGCTCCTTCGTCGCCGCCCCCGGCATATGGACCCGCGACCTCACCGTCGGACACCAGGAGAGCGCGTGA
- a CDS encoding TauD/TfdA family dioxygenase codes for MSTTLAPTHPRTLEVPADTFHTFSEQAQREVASYVAELGRRFPTGRVDAIDVDPGAVPLFAAEVDASRHVIDDTAHFIVYDRIAGVDSLRGQALYAWVLGTALGRPMVQNTDGWRLIEVYDRGIRKTIEDGARYHQTKQGSYMHNDAVNDVDPIDYLLLSCGQSAYIGGESILVDAKPVHEVLERHPEVLAVLTQDFWFEKRGMALSRETGFFRSPIIRYTADGEPLVRYFRTYIEVAHDKVGEPITEEQRAALDFFDAVLDQSSVQYRVRLERGQTLVSADDRFLHTRTAFYDRYPPREIDMSRDRTEDVNRYMFRMWSTKTP; via the coding sequence ATGAGCACCACGCTCGCGCCGACGCACCCCCGCACCCTGGAGGTCCCGGCCGACACGTTCCACACTTTCTCCGAGCAGGCCCAGCGGGAGGTCGCCTCCTACGTCGCCGAGCTCGGCCGGCGCTTCCCCACGGGCAGGGTGGACGCGATCGACGTCGATCCCGGCGCGGTGCCGCTCTTCGCGGCGGAGGTGGACGCGAGCCGTCATGTCATCGACGACACCGCGCACTTCATCGTGTACGACCGGATCGCCGGCGTGGACAGCCTGCGCGGCCAGGCGCTGTACGCCTGGGTCCTCGGCACCGCGCTCGGCCGCCCCATGGTCCAGAACACCGACGGCTGGCGGCTCATCGAGGTGTACGACCGCGGCATCCGCAAGACCATCGAGGACGGCGCCCGCTACCACCAGACCAAGCAGGGCTCGTACATGCACAACGACGCCGTCAACGACGTGGACCCCATCGACTACCTGCTGCTGTCCTGCGGCCAGTCCGCGTACATCGGCGGCGAGAGCATCCTCGTGGACGCCAAGCCCGTCCACGAGGTGCTGGAGCGCCACCCGGAGGTCCTCGCCGTCCTCACCCAGGACTTCTGGTTCGAGAAGCGCGGCATGGCGCTCTCCCGGGAGACCGGCTTCTTCCGCTCGCCGATCATCCGCTACACCGCCGACGGCGAGCCCCTGGTCCGCTACTTCCGCACGTACATCGAGGTCGCCCACGACAAGGTCGGCGAGCCCATCACCGAGGAACAGCGCGCCGCGCTCGACTTCTTCGACGCCGTGCTCGACCAGTCCTCCGTGCAGTACCGGGTCCGCCTGGAGCGCGGCCAGACCCTGGTCTCCGCCGACGACCGCTTCCTCCACACCCGCACGGCGTTCTACGACCGCTACCCGCCCCGCGAGATCGACATGAGCCGGGACAGGACCGAGGACGTCAACCGCTACATGTTCCGGATGTGGTCCACCAAGACCCCGTAG